The sequence below is a genomic window from Lolium perenne isolate Kyuss_39 chromosome 4, Kyuss_2.0, whole genome shotgun sequence.
GGCACTGATACCTCTAATAATCAGCTGTGCGGATACTTCTTACTGCATATTAGTAACCCGTATGTATGGAAGAGGTATTTGCATCAGAATACCCATATCGAGCATCGGTGTTACATAAGTATTTTGCCGTGGCTGTTAATATGGAACAATTCAGTGCTGTTCCAACTTTAATGCCAAAGTCAACTATGTTTTTTTTTAACAAAATGCCGAAGTCAACTATTTGTTTGCTAACTTATAAAAGTAGCCTTGGTACCTTTGGAATCATCATCATGCTGTTTTATCATAACTATATATTTTTGATCGAAGCATCAACATGGGAATAGAAATGTATCTTGTCCCAATGTCCCATATAATAATAAAATGCATGGTCTACCTTCAGAACTCGCAATCACTTTTCAGAGTCTTTTTTATTGTGCTTATGTGGGACCGAATCTTCCTTTTCTTGTCCTATGGCTTAAAAGTTGATCAAGTCGGAATCTTTGTTGGTACAATGCACTAGATTATCAACAACTTTGGAGTGAACAGCAATATGAAACAGATAAGCTGTCCTGTCCAGCTTGATTTTGCCATTGAAAACTGGAGAGTGACATTTTGGATGTGAGCGATTCCAATATTTTGTCCTGCTAATACCGCTTGATTAAGACACAAGATTGCCATTTTTTTCTCTTGGAATGTATACACTATGCAGCTACACGCCACTGATACTTCTAATTTGTGCGGACACTTCTTACTGCATATTAGTATCCCGTATGTATGGAAGAGGTATTTGCATCAGAATACCCATATCGATAGTCGGTGTTACATAAGTATTTTGCCGTGGATGTTAATATGTAACAATTCAGTGCTGTTCCAACTTTAATGCCGAAGTCAAGTATGTTTTTTTAACAAAATGCCGAAGTCAACTATTTGTTTGCTAACTTATAAAAGTAGCCTTGGTACCTTTGGAATCATCATCATGCTGTTTTATCATAACTATATATTTTTGATCGAAGCATCAACATGGGAATAGAAATGTATCTTGTCCCAATGTCCCATATAATAATAAAATGCATGGTCTACAGGCAAGACGTTTTTATTTTCAAATTGCACTGGCAGTTTAACCATTTTGTTGTGGTGACTGCATAAAGCCTGATGCTAGCAATCTGTAGCCAATTTCAAAACTAATCTAAAGTGGTTCAGTGGTTTATTGCACAGCACACTTtgttgcatcatgtagtactatgGCTTTATTCTCTCATATATGGTGGTACCTGATACCTGTAAACAATCTTATGTACTAGTACATATCTCAAGTTGTATTGTGTGTTATGTACCTCTGGCAGGGCTATGGTATGACGGAGACTTGTGGGATCATATCACTTGAATTCCCAGTAAATGGAAAGACTCGTCGGTTTGGGTCAACTGGAGCGCTTGTCATTGGAAATGAAGCAAAAATTGTCGATGTAGAGACTCTAAAACATCTGCCACCAAATCAACTAGGAGAAATTTGTATCCGAGGACCACACATAATGCAAGGTGATTTTTTTTTATTGTGCAAGGTGAAAATCTAGTTCTTGTACCCTGTCTCTTGAGACCAAACAAGAGCTTCTTCCAAAGAAATCAGGCCTCATTTGCTTGATCAACTATGACATAATACCGACCTTAGTGTAAAGGATGTTACAATGAAACTTTAGAGATTGTTGATATTTTTTTAGTTAAGCAATGAGGTAAAACTTTCACATGTTTATTGACAATGTACAGTTTACAAAGACCTAGTGATTTTCTTTAACATGAAACTCTAGTGATCATGAACAACTATTCAGTCCTAAAGGGAGTATAGGGCCAGCACTTCTACTTACTTGAGTCAATTTTCTGTAGGGTATTTCAACAATGTGCAAGCTACTGACTTTACAATCAAGCAAGGGTGGTTGCATACTGGTGATCTTGGATACTTTGACGAAGAAGGCCAGCTTTATGTTGTTGATAGACTTAAAGAGCTGATTAAGTACAAAGGTTTTCaggtatttttattttttaaaatactCATATATTTTTGCTACTCTATGATCCATCAACAAAGTAGCGGTTCAAAGTGCTAATCATTTCTTCAGTACAAAATGCAATCATAAATTGAAGAATACAAGAGGAACACATTGGAACTGGGCTTTGGTTTTCATCACCTAGACAAGGTTATGAGTGCAGTGCATAGTGTTGTTTGAATAGGTGCCCAGTAAAATGAATGTGAGGAACATAACATTTAACGCTAAGCACAGTTTTAGTACTGCACTGATTAGTTTAAACAAATTTGCAGTGCATTTAATATGTGGCTTCTGCTGGTCTGTTTTAACGCGAGCAGTCATTGGCAAAATGAACTGAGATTAGTTATGTTAAGTATACTTAAGGTTAAGCACACTTTCAGTGGTTAGATCTGATCAGAATGAGGGAATGGTCACGGGTGATTTGCTGAAGAAAGAGAGGAACAGTGAGCTGAAAGGATTTTGTTTAGAAGGGCTCAACGTAGTTGTTGGCCAGCATTGAATTTAGCATAGCTATTGCCTATTGGGCTGGCAGCTGACAAGTAATACGGGATCATTAAAGGAAAAAAATATGAGTCATATACCCTCATATCCCAAGGGGTCATAGGGCTGAAAATATAATACAGGGGCGCATTCCGGTGCTCCTTGGCATTTCTCCATCTACTTAGTACTACTTTTGTTAGTTCTATATGTAGCCAAACATCACTGATAGGGTGTTCGATGAGTCTATGAGACTATGACCCCTTTCTTGTGCATGTTGATAGGTTGATAGCACAGCAGACGAATGTGAGATTATTGTGTGACATTATTCACCACAATACATTATCAATTCGTCTTGAGCAGACCAAGAGCCCATGACTTCCCTTCTTTTTTGCGGAAATTCTTCCTCTTATGCCATTACTACTGAGTTGTGAGTTTGTGACTAATGAGTTTAAAGTTTCACTAAACTTACTTTTTATAGCAAAACACTTATTCATCTTAACTTAATCATGGGGGTCTTTTGTGTTATCTGAATGGTAGCCTTTTTGTGAGCATCCAATCTAATTCTTCGCGATAGGAACTCATCCTTTTGCACTAGTGTTTTCTTGTTCGAACACACATCAAAGTTTGTCATCTTTACATAAACCTCTcataatttttatttttttatatgtagATTGCACCTGCTGAGCTTGAAGGATTACTTCTATCTCATCCAGAGATTCTAGATGCTGTCGTTATCCCGTAAGTTGTACCTTCTAAAATTTAATTGTTTCCAGCAGCTTTTGAGTGCAAAATGTCGCGACCTTGTCGGTCTGGGCTCCTTTGTCTGCTGTTTCTTATCTTTTGAATTGGATTTGTGCCTGTTTCAAGGTTTCCTGATGCTGAAGCTGGAGAAGTTCCTATAGCTTACGTTGTCCGGTCAACTTCGAGTTCATTGACTGAAATTGATGTGCAGAAATTTATTGAAACTCAGGTAAGGCTGACTGTGGACTCCTTTACTAAATTGTTATTGTGGAGTACCTGTGGTCGAACACCATCACTAGCATGAAACATGGCTCCTCAACTGCATAGTTCCCATGGTAATGCACTTGTAATTTTTAACTTACATCACATTTCAGGTCACGTACTACAAAAGGTTGAAGAGGGTTACATTCGTGGACAGCGTACCAAAGTCAGTTTCAGGCAAGATTTTGAGAAGAGAGCTCATCGCCAAAGTCAGATCGGAACAAGCCAGATTGTCCAAGCTGTAGCAAATCTGCTGCTTCTTTCTGTTCCAGAGCAATTCTTGCTGCTAAATTTTAAAGCTTCACAACTCTACAATGTCAGGAGGTTTACAAATTCCTGAGCTGGAGCTTTCACTTTGTGCCCTGTGTGTGTTGCAACATGAGTTTCAATCTCAACATTGTACAGAAGTTTGTATGTGACAAAAATCATTGTTCGGCAAATGTACCAGTGTTCTATATACTATATATACAGGGAATGCAAAAAAAATGAATATGAATGGGTAAACGTTATGCGTATTTTACATCTATTCATAGAAAGAATGCATATGTTCTTGTTCAGTCGAATCGTAAGTACCCCAGGTGCTCATGGTCGCAATATTTGGCTCCTGAAGATCATGGCAAAACCAAACATTATTTCAGAATGTTCTGAAGATGGAAGCAAATTATTGCCTGAGAGACAGGATTCTGATCACTTGGAATCTCGGAGATCGTCCAAGATGTAGCAAATCTGCTGGTTAGAGGAGGTTTACAAATTCCGGAGTCGGAGCTTTCGCTTTTGTGCATTGTATTATACAATGGAACAACATAAATGTTAATCACAACATTGCACAGAAGATTGTATGTGACAAAAACCATAGTTCGGCATATGTACAAGTGTGTGTTATACTATCTATACAACGAATGCAAATAATGAATGTGAATGGGTAATGGCTATATGCACTCTGCATCAATTTATAGAAAGAATGCATATGTTGTTGTTCAGTCGAATCGTAAGTACCCCTGGTGCTCATGCGCCGCAAAATTGGCTCCTGAAGATCATGAGAAAACCAAACATTAGTATTTAGAATGTGCTGAAGGTAGAAGCCAATTCTTGCCTGAGAGACAGGGGACTCCGATCACTTGGAATCATGGAGATGCCTAGAATTTCTTTACCTGTGTATGTTGAGCCTATCATCCTCGTGCTTGTCATCACCGCTTCAACAGATGGGGGAACGGGAACGGCGGCTCTGATCATGTGAGTTTGTTGGGCGGTTGTTGCTTGGGCTTCTTGTTCATCCCCTTCGTTACTGGCACGAGGCAATGGTAGCAGAATCAGGGAAGGATGTGTGTACAGCATTTTGCCGTAGCTCCTCTCCAGAGTTCCCTTCTCAAACTGGAGGAAGAAAGTCCTGTAGATTCCGATGAAGCATTAGCACTAGATTATTAATACCGGGCCTTCTGCCTGCTAGCTAGCTAGGGATACGAACTGAGAGCAGCCATACTTTTCTGTAACATCTGCGATCCGCCGCCATGGAAGATGCATTCCTGGTGGAGGTGGATCAGCACGGTATTGCTCCGACGAAGATTTAACCTGCACAAATCAATTCGATAACTACAGGTGCCCATATGTAGATTACATGGATCATGGGAAACTACTGACAGACATGGTAACCTCTCAAAGAAAGATGTATAATGGGGAGGGACAGCAACAAATATATACTTGCCTGGATTCTCAGGGTATCGAATCTCGCGTCGTTGAAACACGCTTCCATGGTCTTTATGTTGGAGCAGAGGATGTTGATCTTGATGAACACGTCGCGCACGTGCCGTATGGCCCGTATCTggcacacgatcttcttgggcttcTTGTACAGGAACTTGGCGAAGATTTCGACCTCATCTGTTCGAACGATCTAGAGGGAACACGGTAATAATCAACAAGACAATCCAAGCAAGAAAGAAAGAATTGCGATAATGAAGCAAAGATGAACCATGTACGTTGTGAGGGCCGAGCTGGAGCAACCGCACGGCCACCTTCCCCAGCCTTCTGCGGCccatcctcttcttcgccggctcTCCCAGCTCCTCATCCTCAGCCCGACAGACGGCAACTTGAGTTCCAGCCGCGGCGGATCGCATGAATTTGATCAGTCGTAGCAAGGGCGCGTCGACCTTGAGTTCCAGCCGCGGCGGCGCCCTCTTGGCGTTGGTGCTGTAGTGGCACAGCATGCCTGCGGCCTCGTCGTAGCTCGTGCCACCACCGGTGGCatcctcggcggcggcggcatgctCCGGCGGCGTTGAGTTTGGCATGTCACCAGGTTGTGGATACACTGAGGGTGGGTCGTGCACGACGGCCGAGGGAACGGGAAAGAAAAGGGACCTGCTTTGGTACGTGGGTATATACGTGTCCAGTGGGTGCACGAGCCGTTGTAGATTGGACCCGCTTGTTTCTGCAACCGTGTGGTGTGCATGAATTACAGGGGAAACTCAGGCCGGTCTCCTACTACTCCGTATTGCCTCACAGCTGTGGTTCGGCATATAACGTTCAGTTTCCAAGACCTTATGGGATTCATGTAAAAAAAAGATCTTATAGGATTATACACGTGCATGGAGAGCCAAAATATATTTATTTTTTATAAAaataatatattaatatcaagaagatatcgATTACATTCCACTTTCCAGCAAAAAAAAAATGTTAAGAGTCAAGTCATTAAAGATGCACACGACTAAAAATAAAAAACGTGGCACCTACCAATGTGACAAACCACTTGAAGTAGCATGCATGAAACAACACTACTGCAAAGCACCGTTCACCAAGCTCACAATCACCACGCGCATGGTTTTTACATGGACATTATCACACATATGAAACTGTATCGGCACGATACACTGTGTAGTATCACCTTCCTCTCATCTATTGCTTCACCCAAATATAATTGCTCGCGCGCATTGTCTTGACATAGACATTGAGAGGGAGGTGGCGCTGGCAGAGGAGAGGAGATAGGCACTGCTACGGTGGAAGCTACTGATTCTCCAAATCAGTTTGGCGTCGCCGTGGGCAGTGGAGCAGATGGATAAGGGGTGGCCTATCACGCGCATTGTCTTGACATAGACATCATCACACGGCCAAAAAAAACCTTGCCTAGGCACCTATTGGCATATCATCATATTTCCCGCTCAACATCACTTAACAGTCTCAAACTTGACATGTGCCACTGAAATACTTTCCCTAACCTTCGGAGAGTGACCATTGTGACATACCTCGTCCCCATCAGCAGCAAAGTAATCAAGACGATGTTGCTTGATGCGCCGATGGCGTGTGGATCAGAGATACACACATGTCGTGTTGTTGATAGGAACAAGCATGACCCGGGGCCGTAGCGGCACACCGGCCGGCTCGCAAAATCCAATATAAGCCATTGTACTGATGGTAATTCTTGGAGTAATCTCCAAACCTTGCAAACCTTTTTAGAGTAAATTTCATATCTTGGAAGCTTTCGGGTGATCGCCTAGGGTTTCGTGATAAACACAAGAATAACAAATAAACACTTAAGGGGGATTTCAAATCGGCTTGGTGAAATTGTAGATAGGGGCTCCTTTTCTTTCCATCAAAGTTTTGATGAATCTTGAGCAATAAGGGAGGAGCTTAGCCAGCTTGGGAGCTTGAACAATGGTGGATTAGAGAGATTTCAAAGCAATTTAACAAGATAGATTGTGGTATACCTTCGAGATCCAACCTAGAGATCCTGAGCTAGGACTTTGGGCCGCCAGATTGTAGTTGACACTCCAGGAGAATCTCTTGGTGAACTCATAGCAACTAAGTCGCTCCTGAGCACTGCCTCGATTGATGGAGCCCCGGAGGTCCAATCTGTAACATTAAGGGCCTGTTTGGTTTGGATGGGATTGAGGTGGATTGGAAGGTGTTGACCTGTAACCGAACGAGGCCTAACTTGGGGGTTTTCTCGAATCGCGGAGGTCCAATCTAGACCATTCACTTGCGGCCTTTCTCAAACGTACATGGAAAATGGATATTTTCTGATAAATTTTGTTTCCATGCTCGAAATCACCACATGATCCCCTTTATAGGGCTGGATTCCTTCAACCATACTGAGTACGATAAATTGGCGAAATTTAAATATGTGTCTTCTCGTTTTTCTATGCAGGTTCTGCAAGAACATATTCTTTCCAGCCATATAACACCTATCAGTCCACCGAAGATCACCAAAACTGGTGGTGTTTTTTCAAAGAAGCTGATGATGATTTTGAGATAACCATGGCCACATTATTTCTTATTGCTAATCACAAATCACAAGAGGGGTCAAGCTTTACAATGCAGCATTTGAGTAAAAAACACATTACAACATCACTGATCATTGCAAAGCCACCTCCGCAGAAGCTCACATCACATGTTCTGTGAACCCGTGGTCGAAGCTGATAATGAATGTGCGGATCTCCATTGGTGCCAGCTCGACGATGAGCTTGGAAGGATCCACAGATCCTCCACGGACCACATCTTCTTTTGGGGGAGGCCCTTGCACCTTCCATTTCAGCCTCTTCTTCTCCATGGAAGCGCGCTCTTGGTTTGCTGATAGGCTCGTCTCGATGATCTTCCCAATCTGGAGCATTAGGGTTGAAAAGAGATTGAGAACATTCATGAAGATTGGCATAAAATTGTAAATCTAAGCGAAGTTTAATGAAGATAACCTTTTTATCTGGGAATACCCTCTTCAGCTCGACACTTGCCGGAGATGAAAGAAGTTTATGCTCCTCAGCCTATATGAACAgcacaaaatacttacaaaagaGAATAGTATCTAGTTGGAGCAAGAGAAAGTAAATGACCAGAGTATGAGACCTCATATAGGTGAGCCAACCGAACAAGAACACTTCCGTCTTCAAGCTCCTGTACCATGCCCAACCATTTAACGCGCACAACTTATAAAATGTTATATATATTTGTAAACGAGGAAACGAATCTAAATACCATGTTCATCTATTTTCTGTGACATATACATACATGAGCacatagatgcatttgttgcagcTAACTGGCTGATATTACTTGTAGCCACTACAACCAGCAAGATTGCACCATTGCACACACACAAACAAACAGTAAACTACTCAAAGAGTTGCATGTCCTCTTGAATTCTAAAGGATTAGAAAACTACAGGAATCTGGACCGAAGagtatatattccctttatcgaaataaAAATCTGGACCAAAGAGTGCTGACACCATAGGAAACAGAGGAATTGTAGAAAGATGTTTGAGTGAATGGAAATTTTCTTCTGACATAGAGTGCAAAGAAAACCTTAGGAAACGTTCCTAAGGATTCCAATCCTGCAAATCAAACTGATCATCTACAAGAGAATTGCCACTATATCACTAAAAAAACCAAGCTTGCCAAAAACATTACTAGCGGAACTCTTGCTTTTAAGGATCCAAATCATATCAAAGTCTTTGATGAAAGGAGCCCTATTTCAAGGATCTGGGTTCTTGTGGGGGTTAGAGCTTTATGTTGATTGATATGACTGTCTAAATGGTGTTATCTATGACAAAAGGAAAGGAAATTTCTGCACATTCTAGTAGCAGGAGTTCATGTTGGATGACAGCAAGAGAATGGAAGTTGTTGCCAGTGCATGTATGTCACAACATAGGTGGCACTACTGTATTAGGCTATGTATGTCCTAAGTTTTTCAGTGATTTGTATCTTATTACTCCTCGTTTAGTTTGTGTGTAAGTTTCGAACCTTGCTAGAGAAAAGAAGGTGTGTGAACTTTTGATGTACTCATTGGTGAATAGACATGTATAATTAAACATCTTTACTTATTTGCTTAAAATCAGGAACGACATACCTGAAGGGTAAGCAATACAACATTTTCAGGTAAGCTATAAGTCGGATCCATTGCAGAGAAGGATGGAACATGTGAATTCACCCAATTTCCCCCGTCCTGAAAAAACAGGTAGGGCAATGTTCAATATGAGAATAACGGTTAGATCAATCATAAGGGCAACAAACCCCATACTGTACCTGCTCTGAGAACGCAAGAAGAAGTGGGGAGTATATTTCCTGACCAAATGTACGACGCCACCTAGCCCCTTCTCCTTGTGGGTCAATTTTGAGATAGTATTTTCCTTCAATCTGTTAGTATTGTAATAAGTTGTTTTCAATAATGCTTCACAAGATGGTGTGCTTGCAAATAATATATGTGCTATGCCACAGCAAATACATCTTTAATAAATATGCTGATAGGATATGATCATAGGTAAGTAAACTGCTTCCTCTATGACAAGAGTTCACCAAGCCAATAGTTATAAACATCCATATTACTTTGATACCATTGGCTTATTGTCCTTATCAAGCTAGAGATACAAGTATCCTCTTCAATGATGTATTCTCATTAGAAACAATTTAATGCATATGTTGCTAATaagattaaatttcagtagcaacTAACTGGCTTGATTTCTATCGAAAGCACATGGTCAGAAAGATAATTTTCTTTTACTTACAACTAGTCCTTCACATTGACTATTGGAACAGACTGTCTCATTTAATGCTTCTCCAACACCGCGGCCATCATCATGGAGTAGCCTCCTACACAAGGAGCATCATGAAAGAAGCAACAAACTGTGCAACTATGCTCCTTGACATCTACTCCTACACAACGAGTACCTGTGTAGCATTAGCTCGATCTGGCCATCTTTTATGCTCGAACCTCCAACAGACCTGTCCACAAGTACAGACAATTCTTTGCTGCCATCTTCCATATAAATTCCAAGATTAACCTGAAAATAAATGCAGAATTATAAATCGGTTTATGCATCAGTCCCAACGCAATCTATAAGAAAATATAAAGTTTGCGTGTGTGGATTCTCCTCAATGTGATCTCATACCTGAAAATAAATGCAGAATTATAAATCGGTTTGTGTCAGTCCCAACACAAACTATAAGAGAATGTACAGAAAATTTGCATGTGCGGATTCTCCGCAATGCAACCTCATACAAATCCTAGTTTCTTCAAATATTTACAAAACTATGAATAACCTGAGTCTGAGCATTTTAAACTGTCAGCCTTTTGTAATCACCAATAACCCCTCACCTAAGTTTTCCAAATATCGCCAAATATTAAATTCTTATGTCACCATGTTTATTTTAAAGAGCAACTTCCTATGTTCACCAGGTGCAAAGAGCTTCTTTAGCTATCATTAAATGTTTGTTGCCATCTTCCGGTAGAATGAATAAGTAAAAATATATCAAGTACAAAGTAGCCCAAAACTCCACCAAGGATAGATACCAACAACAAGCAAAAATAAGTAGAAACAGAGCGGAAAATGCAAAAATGAACTCCTGCTCACTTTCAGGTATTGACTTGATGACCGGAAAGGATTAAAGATGATAATTCTTAATGATACTAAATTTTATCATATAaaatatactacctccatcccaaagcttaaggcttgtattattttttaaaattcaaactatgtcaagtttaactaagcttttaccaaaaatcattaacatgcaaaatataaaattaatatcattaaatagataatgaaatatattttcgtatggtatctacaaaatattatatttgttgatagattgttctaaaagtttggtcaaactttacttggtttgacttttcaaaaaaaatataagccttaagttttgggatggaggtagtaataGAGTAAACAAAGAGCTCACCGGATAATAGTTTCCAGCAATAGGTTGGTTCACTTCGATTTTCCATTCCGAGCGATAATCCCGTACCTAGAAGAAAAAAGGATACCTTATAAACTA
It includes:
- the LOC127347944 gene encoding uncharacterized protein — its product is MPNSTPPEHAAAAEDATGGGTSYDEAAGMLCHYSTNAKRAPPRLELKVDAPLLRLIKFMRSAAAGTQVAVCRAEDEELGEPAKKRMGRRRLGKVAVRLLQLGPHNIVRTDEVEIFAKFLYKKPKKIVCQIRAIRHVRDVFIKINILCSNIKTMEACFNDARFDTLRIQVKSSSEQYRADPPPPGMHLPWRRIADVTEKTFFLQFEKGTLERSYGKMLYTHPSLILLPLPRASNEGDEQEAQATTAQQTHMIRAAVPVPPSVEAVMTSTRMIGSTYTGANFAAHEHQGYLRFD